The Opitutaceae bacterium nucleotide sequence GACGGACGCAGAGGCGGTAGTCTTTCTGGACACATTCCAGTTGAAGCGCTTCCCAGTTGGGTCGGACTGTCCGGGTTCGGCGTCCGGTCACGATCATTTGATCCTGAAAGAGGATGAGTTCGAGCCCTTCGTCGGACACTTCCGGCATGATGGCGGAGATCTCGACGCCCTGTTCGTCGGCGGTGATGTCGTGATGGGGCCGGGCGTGTTCGCGGCCGGAGGGAAGGGTGAATTCGTTGGTATTTTCCACGCGGCTGATGGTGGTGATCATGGTTGAGGCGGAGTTACGGATGGGCCGTGGCGATCAATGCGACCAGATTGCCCATTCGGGCGCCCGGAGGCACTTCTGCCAGGAAGCGCGAAACCGCCAGGGGAAAAGCCTTCGGAACCAGGATTGAGCCGAAAGGCGGAGACTGCGGTGCGGGCGTTTCGTGGGTTCCATGACAGGAAACCCATTCAATCGGCCGAATCCCGGAGAATTTGAGGGCGATCGTTCCTGATTATTCGAGGGATGTTTTGGGGCAAATCGGGAGTTGTAGCCACGGCAGTCTCGTGCCGCGAATCCGCGTCGACACGCCCCAAGAGACTGGGGCGGTTACAACAGGCAAACGAACGAACCGGGAATACCAGTTCTGAGTCGGAGTTTCCGGCTCAGTTCGTCGGGGTCCAGATACGCAGGAGGGCGTCGGCCATATCGGACGGGGTGGTGGCCACCTCAATGCCGCATTCCCGGAAGACCGCGATCTTGGCGGCGGCGGTGTCTTCTGCTCCGCCCACAATGGCTCCTGCGTGACCCATCCGGCGGCCGGGAGGAGCCGTCGCTCCGGCGATAAACCCGGCGACGGGCTTCGTGCCGTGTTCCTTGATCCAACGGGCGGCTTCCACCTCCGCGGTACCCCCGATCTCACCGATCATGATGATTCCGTGGGTATCGGGATCGGCGTCGAACATCTTGATGATGTCAAGATGGGTGGTTCCGTGGACGGGGTCGCCTCCGATCCCGACGCAGGTGCTCTGGCCGATTCCTTTCGAAGTCAGCTGAAAAACGGCCTCATAGGTCAGGGTGCCGGAGCGGGAAACAACCCCGACATGGCCCTTCTTGTGGATATAGCCGGGAGCGATCCCGATACGGCAGCCGCCGTGGGAGTTCTCGCCGGTGCCGGGAGAGACGATGCCCGGGCAATTGGGTCCGATCAACCGGGTGCGGGCTCCGATCATGGCGCGCTTGACCCGCACCATGTCCTTGACCGGGATTCCTTCGGTGATGGCGACAACCAGGTCGAGGTCGGCATCGGCGCATTCAAGAATGGCATCGGCGGCGAAGGGTGGCGGGACAAAAATCACGCTGACGCGTGCGCCGGTGGCCGCGGAGGCCTCGGCGATGGTATTGAAGACAGGCACGCGGTGGGGGCCGTGTTCGAAGACCTGTCCGCCTTTGCCCGGGGTCACCCCGGCCGCCACGGCGGTTCCGTAATCGAGGGAGAGGCAGGCATGGCGGGCGCCGAAGGATCCGGTGATTCCCTGGACAATGATCTTGGTCGATGCGTCAATCAGTATGGACATGGTGAATTGAGGGTCGGACGGGCAATTGGGTCTGAGGTCGGTCCGTTGTTCAGGCGACCAGTTTGACGATTTTCCGGGCGGCATCGGCCATGGAATCGCCGCTGACGATGGTCAGACCGCTGGATGCAAGGGTGGCTTTGCCCGCCTCGACATTATTGCCCTCGAGGCGAACAACGAGGGGGATGGTCAGGCCGACCTCCTTGACCGCGTCGACAATGCCCTCGGCAATGACATTGCAGTCCATGATCCCTCCGAAGATATTGACGAAGATCCCTTTCACCTTTGCGTCGGTCAGGATGATCTTGAAGGCCGTGATCACCTGTTCGCGCGAGGCTCCGCCGCCGACATCGAGGAAGTTTGCGGGATTGCCCCCGAAATGCTTGATGATGTCCATCGTGCTCATGGCAAGGCCGGCCCCGTTGACCAGGCAGGCGATATTGCCGTCCAGGGCGATATAGTTGAGGTCGACCCTGGAGGCCTCGACCTCCTTGGGGTCCTCCTCATTCAGGTCGCGGAGGGCGACGATTTCCGGGTGCCGGTAGAGGGCATTGTCGTCAAATGAGACCTTGGCATCCAGCGCCAGCATCTCGCCTTCGGGGGTCGAGATGAGGGGATTGACTTCGACCATGGAGGCATCGGTCTCCCAGAACATGCGGAAGAGGTTCTTGAGCAGTCCGGTGGCGCTCTTCCCCTCCTGTTTGTCGAGGCCGAGTTTGAAGACAATCTGGCGGATCTGAAAATCGGCGAGACCAATGGCCG carries:
- a CDS encoding Hsp20/alpha crystallin family protein → MITTISRVENTNEFTLPSGREHARPHHDITADEQGVEISAIMPEVSDEGLELILFQDQMIVTGRRTRTVRPNWEALQLECVQKDYRLCVRLGFTAEPESIRAELACGILSIRIDRPRVAA
- the sucC gene encoding ADP-forming succinate--CoA ligase subunit beta, which encodes MNIHEYQAKALFEKFGIPCPKGVPVQDLAALPAAIDAISTPLIVVKSQIHAGGRGKGTFTDGFKGGVKLARTRDEAIEFGRKMLGNTLVTVQTGPVGRKVQTLYVTEGCGIKKEYYLAILLDRATSRPVIVASTEGGVEIEEVARETPEKIAKVFVDPAIGLADFQIRQIVFKLGLDKQEGKSATGLLKNLFRMFWETDASMVEVNPLISTPEGEMLALDAKVSFDDNALYRHPEIVALRDLNEEDPKEVEASRVDLNYIALDGNIACLVNGAGLAMSTMDIIKHFGGNPANFLDVGGGASREQVITAFKIILTDAKVKGIFVNIFGGIMDCNVIAEGIVDAVKEVGLTIPLVVRLEGNNVEAGKATLASSGLTIVSGDSMADAARKIVKLVA
- the sucD gene encoding succinate--CoA ligase subunit alpha produces the protein MSILIDASTKIIVQGITGSFGARHACLSLDYGTAVAAGVTPGKGGQVFEHGPHRVPVFNTIAEASAATGARVSVIFVPPPFAADAILECADADLDLVVAITEGIPVKDMVRVKRAMIGARTRLIGPNCPGIVSPGTGENSHGGCRIGIAPGYIHKKGHVGVVSRSGTLTYEAVFQLTSKGIGQSTCVGIGGDPVHGTTHLDIIKMFDADPDTHGIIMIGEIGGTAEVEAARWIKEHGTKPVAGFIAGATAPPGRRMGHAGAIVGGAEDTAAAKIAVFRECGIEVATTPSDMADALLRIWTPTN